The sequence TTTGGATGCCAAGATTGCTCCAAAAGATGGAACAGAGCAATTCTCCAAGCCCTCACTCTTCCATGACAACCATGATGAATTTAGGGAATTCTGGAGAAGCTTCTATGAGTTCAATGTCAAGCAGCTTCAATATTAATCCTTCTatgtcttcttcatcatctccCCCGCAAAGGAAATTTATTATGGATGATGCTAATCATTTTAGTACTATGTCCAACCCCATCAATCCATCCCCAGATTCCTTCCAATTTTCACAGCCACTAGAAATTTCTGAACACCCCAAAAGTCCTCCCAATGTGTTTGAGAACAATGTTTGCAGCTATCCAATCCAGGACAATTGCTATCTTGATACCAATAACTATGGCATGGAAGGCATAAACATGGATCCCCTTTCAGCAATGGATACTTATGACTTCTCACAGTTTGATTTTCAGACTGCAGGGAATGGATGGATGCTAGACAGCATGGGGGATTC comes from Glycine soja cultivar W05 chromosome 20, ASM419377v2, whole genome shotgun sequence and encodes:
- the LOC114402848 gene encoding transcription factor MYB62-like → MSTIAKRDLSCNEEESELRRGPWTLEEDSLLIHYIARHGEGRWNMLAKSAGLKRTGKSCRLRWLNYLKPDIKRGNLTPQEQLLILELHSKWGNRWSKIAQHLPGRTDNEIKNYWRTRVQKQARQLNIESGSKRFIDAVKCFWMPRLLQKMEQSNSPSPHSSMTTMMNLGNSGEASMSSMSSSFNINPSMSSSSSPPQRKFIMDDANHFSTMSNPINPSPDSFQFSQPLEISEHPKSPPNVFENNVCSYPIQDNCYLDTNNYGMEGINMDPLSAMDTYDFSQFDFQTAGNGWMLDSMGDSTLWNMDAM